The DNA window CCTTCTCTTTTCAAGCCTTCGATTTCTAACTCTTCATAACCAAGCTCCTTAAGCACGTCCACCGTATGCTCCCCAAAATGGGCTGGGGCCAGCCGGATATCGGGCGGGGTCTCTGACAATTTGATGGGAGAAGCTAAAAGCTTCATCTTTCCTTTCTGGGGGTCGGTTAATTGAACCACCATTTTGCGTTGAATTACCTGCGGGTCGTTAAAGGCTTCGTCGAGGTGAAGGACCTTCCCGATGCAAACGTCTAGGTCTTTCAGCTCATCCATCCATTCTTCGCGGGTTTTTTCTTGGAATGTCTTGCGCAAAAAGCGGAAAATCTCCTGGCGTTTTTCCCCTTCATCATACTGATGAGGAATGTAATCATCCCGCCCCAGTTTTTGGCAGAGAATCACCCAGAAGCGATGCTCCAAGGCTCCAAGGGAGATATATTCTCCTTCTTTGGTTTCGTAAACGTGGTAGCAGGGATACCGGCCGCTAAGGAGGGTGTCACCCCTCCGGGGAGTTACCCCCAGTCCCCAAAGTAAGCTCACCGGAAATGGTAACATGGCGATAATACCGTCGAGCATGGAGATGTCGATGTATTGCCCTTTTCCGGTCTTCTGGCGGGCTAACAGAGCGGCCATGATTCCCAGGGCGGCATACATCCCCCCGGCGGCCATGTCCGCAACCTGGATCGGCGGAATAACCGGCTTTCTATCGGGCTCGCCAGTCAAGGCCAACACCCCGGCGAAACTCAAGTAATTAACGTCATGCCCAACCATATCCTTGTAAGGACCGTCCTGCCCATACCCTGTAACCGAGCAGTAGATTAACTTGGCGTTCAAAACTTTTAAGCGGTCGTAGTCGATCCCCAGTCGCTCTGTAACCCCCGGGCGGAATCCTTCGAGGACTACATCTGCTTCCTTTACCAGGCGACCAAAAATCTCTTTTCCTTGGGGATGTTTCAGATTCAAAGTCATGTGCCGCTTATTGCGCATAACCGTAGGCATCCCCGGCCCCTCCCCTTCGAACCGCCGGTCCTCGATTCGAAGCACGTCAGCCCCCAAGTCTGCCAGAATCATCGAGCAGTAAGGGCCGGGAAAGAGTCGGGATAAGTCTAAAACTTTTATTCCCTCCAACGCTCTCATTTATTCTCCTTATAAAAATAGGCCATAGATTTTGCATATCGCCTATTGCCTATCACCTCTTACCTATCACCTATTACTTATTGCCTTTTCACCTTTGGCCTTACGCTATTTTTCAGCAACGGAAGGAAAGAGCAAAAGAAAATGAAAGGCACTGGCAACCTTGGTTTTCCTGCACGGCTATCATATATTCTCTGATAATTAAGGTCAAGGTGAACAAACGTTGGTGTAAGAAATAGGCTCAGGGCTTTTTCCCTTGAGCCTTGAACCTTAAACCGTGGGCCTTTTCTCTATAGCCTATTGCCTTTTCCCTTAAGAACATGTTAATTTTTTATAGATCCCATCTTGAGAGGTATCCATGGGGAATTGAGGGGTAGAGATGGCCTTTCCAGATAAAATCTTGGCTATAGATATTGGCGGGGGAACCCAGGACATCCTTATTTATGAAGAGGGGAGACCGATGGAAAACTGCTTGCAGATGATCCTCCCCTCTCCCACCCAGATCGTTGCTCAAAAAATATTCAAGGCAACGGTTTCTCAAAAAAATATCTTTTTGACCGGCAACACCATGGGCGGCGGACCGTGCGCTTGGGCCGTGGAGAAACATCTCAGATCCGGATTGAAAGTTTACGCCACGGAACTTGCCGCTTTAACATTGCATGATAACCTGGAGGAAATCCGCAGGCGGGGAATTCGCCTAGCCAACACTCCCCCCGCTAACACGCAGACGATTCATCTCGGCGATGTGGATCTGGCTTCCCTGAAGAAAGCTCTCAGACCTTTTCTGGTAAAGCTACCTCCAACCTATGCTATTGCTGTTCAGGACCACGGTTTTAAACCCCGAGGGAGCAATCGGCGTTTCCGCTTTCTTTACTGGAAGCAATTTATCCTTTCAGGAGGCTATCTGTCAAACCTGATTTACCGGAATCCTCCTGAATACATGACCCGCATGACTGCCGTTCAGAAGGATGCCCCAGGGGCCTTTGTGATGGATACTTGCGCGGCAGCTCTCTGGGGAATCCTCTGCGACCCCAGAGCGGCAGAAAAACAGGAAGAAGGCTTGGTTGCCGTAAATTTAGGAAATCAGCATACTCTGGGTGCCCTAATCCAGGGCAATAGAATCTGGGGAATTTTCGAGCATCACACCGGCATGTTGACCGGCAAAAAGCTCAAGTCCATTCTGGATCGTTTCCCCCAAAAGCTTCTCACCACTCATGAAATATTTCGGGATGGTGGGCACGGGTGTTTTGTTGATCCAAATTTCTCCAGGAAAAAAGGATTTGGTCTTGTCGCGGTTACTGGCCCCCGGCGTGCGCTCGCAGAAGGGTTAGATTATTATATGGCCGCACCTTACGGGGACATGATGCTGACCGGCTGCTTCGGTCTGGTGGCAGCCCTGAAAGCAAAATTGGCCACAGAGGACACAGCGCGGCAGAGCCGCAACCAAAAAACATTGGCCACAGAGGACACAGAGATCACAGAGCTATAACCAAAATCTTTAGAACAAAAAACAACTTAGGACACGGATGAATACGGATAAACCCAGATAAAAAATTTTAGAAAATAATCTTAACAGAATTTTCAGAAATTGAACGTTAGTAGTACAGAGCCCACAGAGTTATTAAGCTCAAAAAATAACAAAGGGCCAAAAACAATATTTAAGAATTAAATATTTGTTAGAAAATAATTTTTCTTAATTTTTCTCTGAGACCTCTGTGCCCTCTGTGGCAAAGGTATTCGATCATGAACAAAGCGCAGGCCCAAGCGAAAATCGAAAAACTTAGGGAGGAAATCAACTTCCACAATTACCGGTACTACGTACTCGATAATCCGGTCATTTCCGATGCCGAACATGATCAGCTCATGCGTGAGCTGGAAAACCTGGAGCAACAATTTCCTGATTTTGTCACCCCAACCTCCCCCACCCAAAGAGTCGGGGCGCCTCCTTTGGAAAAATTCGAGGAAATCCGGCACACTTTGCCTATGCTCAGCCTGGCTAACGCTTTCGCAGAAGAGGAAGTTAAGGAATTCGACAGCCGGGTGAAGCGCTTCCTCGAAACCTCCCACGACATCGAATACTGCGCCGAATTAAAAATGGATGGCGTGGCTGTTGAACTTATTTATGAAAACGGCCATTTTACCACTGGATCTACCCGGGGTGATGGATTCGTAGGCGAAAACGTTACTCAGAACCTGAAGACCGTCAAGACCATTCCCCTAACTTTGATCCCTGGCCAAGGAGAATCTCCACCCTCCAGGCTGGAGGTAAGGGGGGAAGTCTACCTGCCTATCAAAGCTTTTGAGGCATTGAACCGTCAAAGAGAAAAAAGTGGAGAATCCCTCTTCGCCAATCCGCGTAACGCAGCAGCTGGTTCCTTGCGCCAGTTGGACTCATCGATTACCTCCAAACGTCCTCTGGATTTTTTCTGTTACGGGGTGGGCCAGCTCTCCGGTCAAACTTTTGCGACCCAATGGGAACTATTGGAAGCCCTTTTGCACTGGGGTTTCAAAGTAAACCCCCACCGAAAGCAATCCCGAAAAATCGAACAAGTTCTCGAATATTTTTGGGAGGTGGACGAACTCCGGGAGAAACTTCCTTACGAGATTGACGGAGTGGTCATTAAGGTGAATTCCCTCCGCCTCCAGGAAACTTTGGGAAACATTGCTCGCAGCCCACGGTGGGCTTTGGCTTTCAAGTTTAAACCGAAACAGGTCACCACCAAAATTCGCGACATCATCGTCAATGTAGGTAGAACGGGTGCCCTAACCCCAACCGCCATCATGGACCCCGTGCGAGTCGGCGGCGTCGAAATCAGCCGGGCCACGCTGCATAACCAGGATGAGATTGATAAAAAAGATGTGCGCATCGGAGATACGGTGGTCATCCAGCGGGCTGGAGACGTCATCCCCGAGGTGGTCCGGGTTGTTTTCGAAAAGCGGACAGGCAAAGAAAAAAAATTCCGTATTCCCAATCAATGTCCGGTTTGCGGCTCCGACGTGGAAAAACCCAAAGGGAAAAAAGAGATGGCCGTGGTCCGTTGCACCGGCATTGCCTGCCCGGCCAAACTCAAAGAAACCATCATCCATTTTGCTTCCCGAGATGCCCTGAACATCGAGGGCCTGGGGGAGAAAATTATTGAACAGCTGGTTGAAAAACGCTTGGTCAAAGATTATGCGGACCTTTATGCCCTAACCCTCGAAGATCTGCTTACTCTGGAGAGAATGGGCGAGAAGTTGGGGGGAAATATTTTAACTGCCATTCAAAACAGTAAAAAAACATCCCTGGAACGGCTTATATATGCCTTAGGTATTCTGCACGTTGGAGAGCATATTGCCAAACTTTTGGCCCGGGAGTTCCCTACCTTGGAAAAACTCTCCCAGGCCTCTTGGGAAAAGCTCAAGACGATTAACGGGATCGGGGATGAAATTGCTTCCTCGATTGTTCAATTTTTCCAGCAGAAGGACAACCAAAAAGTTATCCAGAAGCTCAAAGAATCGGGGGTGGAATATCCTTCTCGGCCTCTTCCGGTGCAACCGATTCTCCGCAAGCTGGAGGGGAAAACTTTTGTCTTGACCGGTTCGCTGAAATTTTTAAGCCGTGAGGAGGCTAAATCCAAGGTCGAATCGTTGGGTGGGCGAACTTCTTCGTCCGTGAGTAAGAAAACGGATTTTGTATTGGTGGGAGAGGATCCGGGGTCAAAATACGAGAAGGCCAAGACTCTCGGGGTAAAGATCGTTACCGAAGACGAATTTTTGAGGATGTTGGCTCAGGACGATAGGTGAAACGATGGCTAAAAATCGAGCCAAGCTTATCATTAAAGGAATTGTCCAAGGGGTGAATTTCCGGTACTACACCCAGCGCGAAGCCAAAAAATATAATCTTACGGGATGGGTCCGTAACCTTCCCGACGGGTCCGTGGCCGTCCTTTGCGAAGGGGAAGAGGAAAATGTGGAGGCCATGATCCAGTGGTGCCGCCACGGGCCTCCTTCCGCTCATGTTACTGAATTGATCGTCCAGATGGAAGAATTCCGGGGCGAATTCCAATCCTTCTCCATATTGTTCTAACCGCGTAACTGAGGACAGTTCTTTTTCCCCGTGGACTAAAATTTCTTATGACTGCCTTCACCCTCTTGATCATCTGCCTTATTGCCCAAATTTTAATTGCGGCCTGGCTGGGAATTTTCTTTCTAAGGCGCCATCGACAACAGAAGCGGCGGGAAAAGGAGATCGCCCGCCACCCTGAGGATAGGTCTTCAAATGGCTCCCAATAAATTGGGTATTTTACTCCGGTCTACTCTTTCTCCTCCACGGTTTTTTTCTCCTCTTTCTTCTTCTCTTCTTTCCCCTTAATTCTTTCCTTTTTTCCCTTTTCCTTTTTCTTTTTTTTCTTCGGTGCTGGGCCTTTTCCCTCCAGCTCCGCGATGGACCTTACCACAATTTTTCCCGGGTGGCGGGGAAAGTCTACCCTCAAATAAACCCTCTTCGGAAATATTTTAACGACCAGACCTTCCTTTTCTTCGCCACCGAATTGGAATTTCACCCGCTCGCCGACATTCATTCTCTACCCTCCTCCGCTGTTCCTTTTAATTCACTGGGACGCCGATTTCCGCAGGCAACCGCAGAAAAAAATAAAGTCCTTCAAATTTCGCCGGGGCACGAAAGGTTCTAAATTTTTAAAAGAACACTTCCCATTTGTTTTTTTAAGCCGAATTTTCTGCGTTTATCTGCGTCCCCTGCCCCTGAAATTCCTACTTGATAAAGTAAATATTTTCATACCATTTTCATCTCCGTAGAGCAAGGGAAAAGTACCACCGGTGACCTCATAATTCCCTTGCTTTCTCATGGCGTCTGATTATAAAATTGCGCCAGGAGTAAACGGCAAAATGGAAGATAACGACCTCCTTCAGAAAAAACGCGACCGGCAGATTATGGAAATCGTTCGCCACTTCCTCTTAGCGGTGGTGACTTTTCGCCAGCAATACCAGAACTATAAACAGGGATCCCTCCAATTTGCCGACTTGGCCAAACTCGTCGACGACCGGGGGCAAAGCCTCCTTTATGCCCTCAAGGAACTTTCCCATGCTTTGTACCGCCGTAGCTCTGCAATCATTTCCGAAAAAGAACAGATCTTTGACTTAACCATCGGTTCCATCTTTCACTTGGCTATGAAGATACGGGAAGACCTTTATCAACTCGAAATTTACGGCCCGAAATATCGGGCCTTGGTCGAGAAGGGAGATTACCCTCCTCACCAGGAAAATCTTGTCCGCCAATTTCAAGGAATCCTTTCCCGGGCTGAAAACAGTTTCCAGGAAGGGATGGAAGAAATTGCCGTTTTAACGAAAGATGTCTTTCGCCAATTTAAAGAACTCCTTTTCGAGTACAGGGAGAACGGTCTCCTTATCCGTTTTTTTCTGGAAGAAACGGAACTCCTCCAGGAAGTGATGGGAAAAGATGCTTTGAAAGAACTTTTTCGAACCCTATATGGCCCGGATGAGGCTCAACCTTATCGCCTGGCCGGGGAATCCTATTTCCGGAGTGCTTTCTACAACAAGGCGATACAAACCTTCTCCCAGGCCCTGGAAATAAGTCCGGGGGACGAAAGTCTTCAATTCAAGATCTACCTTAGCCAGGGGATGGAACAATTTTATGCCTTCGACCCACTTCAGGCATTGAATTTTTTCGAGAAGTGTCTATCCTTGGCCGGGAAAGTGGAATTTTTAGAAATTTACAGAGCAATGATCTGTAAGGTTTGCCAGAAGATCCAGGAAGAATTTCCCGGGAGGAGGAAAAGTGACCAGCAGCGTGACCTGGTTAAAAAGGCCCAATCTCTGCAGCGCCAACTGGAAGAACTGCCCCCTGCTCCATCCGATATTTATCCTACGTAAAAAAGGTTACCTGGGAATCAAAAATTCTGGAGTCAGGAGTCAGTTTAAAACCTCAGGGAAGCGATTTGATTATCCTTAGCCGGTTTTACCAAGAGGCGTCCGGAAAGATTATCAACCTCCTGGCCATAGAGCACTTCGACTTCATTCCATTCCTTGGCCTTGCTATACCGGGAAACGATAGCAGCGGCCAGGGATAATATATCTTCCCCCTTTTTTCCTCGCATCAACCCCAGCGGTCCGGGGATATCCTGGACTTTCAGCAGGACATCCTCTTTCTGCCGGAGTTTTATCAATTTCTGATTCTCCTCGTCCCGCCTTCCCACAACCAGACGACCACCTCCGGGCAATTGAAAATGTCTGCCTACCTGAAAAAGAAGGATTTCCCCGGTTGTAATGGCTGGGGTTTGATCGAAATATTTTCTGAACCGGCTGGCCAGCACAGGGTCGGTAAGAAGGCATCCACCAGCCGGTAAGGGATAATGGCGGAAACCCATCTCTGCAGCCAGCTTCATCTGCGGTTTACGGCTGCGCCCTCTGAGATCGAGAAGTTTCTCCCGATCCACCAGGCCTTCCAACTCCGGGCGGGTGGGCTTGAGGTTTTTGGCACAAAGGGGCCGGAGGAGTATTCCTTCGGTCCCGGAATCCCGTTCGACAATCCGCAAGGTATCCCTGCGCTGGGACATGGGTCGCTGACCTAACACCTCCCCAGTGACTAAAAAGTCAACTTTTTCTTCCTCCATCCGGGCTCTTGCTTGGGAGAAAAGGAAAATCTTGCAGTCGATGCAGGGGTTGAAGTTTTTCCCGTACCCGTACCGGGGATGGCGCAGGACCTGGAAATACTCTTCACTGACGTCAATAATTCTCGCTGGAATCCCGTAAAGGCGTATCCATCTTTCTTCAAATTGGGCTTCCTGCCCTTTTTTGCTATAACCGAAAAAGGGGGTTATAAAATGTAGGCCTGTGACTTCGATTCCCTGGTCCATGATCAGACGGGTGGCGAGAAGGCTGTCCAGACCGCCGGAGAGCAGGGAAAAAGCCTTTCTCCTGCCCATCACTTGGCCCTCGGCGCGCCCTTGGATTTCGGTATCGTCTTGGAAGGAGGTTGGGATGGAGATGAGCCGAATGGAGGCAGGACAATATCTATATTTTTTACCTCTCCCTTGATGGCTTGAAGATTTTTTTCTACCTCTCCATATCCATCAACCTTAATGGTCAAGCGGTAGGTCCCGTCTTCCAGCCCTAAGAGAGAGTAAAGGCCTTTTTCAAAAGGCATAACCTTACCCTGGATTCCTTCCCATAGGACTACACTCCCTTTGGGAATGGGTTTTCCGGAGGCATCCTTGATCAATCCGTAGATTGTCCCGAACTGCTGTTTTCCGGATTGCCGGGCGAGAATATCTTTCTGGGGCATGGAGAGTTGATCTATGGCCAGGGTGGTATTTTCTTCTTTGAAAATCGTGAAAGTTGTGGCTTCTTCCACGTCCAGGCTTCCGCCCTTGTTGTTTCTCGGATTGAGGTTGATCCCGTCGATATATCGCAAGACATGAAAAGGGTCGACAAAATTCTTCGAATGAAGTAAATCTGAAAAAGTCCACCCAATATCGGGGTAATATACTTCGACCCAGCCATGGTACCCCCCGCCACTGATTTGGACTCCCCAATATTTCTTGGAAATCCCCCAGTCATATCCCGGCGGCAGGTAACCATGGGCGTACCTTGCCGGAATTCCCACACTCCGTAGCATGGCGATAGAAAGGTTGGTGTACCCCACACAAGACCCCCGCCTGTTGTAAAAAACCGACCTTCCATCCTGAGGGGTATTTCGCCCGGCATCATAGGTATGGTTGTCCACGATCCAGTTGAAGATTGAGGTCACAGCCTCGTGGATGGTCTGAGCACCTTGGGTAAGTTTTCTCGCCTCAGCAACGATGTTCCCTTCCTTCACCGGAATGTCTTTTTCCGGGTTCAAAAATAATTTCATATCCCAGGGGAGTTGTTGGGGAGAGAGAGGAAAAGGAGCCTTGGAATTCAAAGGCCCGAGGTTGACCTCGATCATCACCCTTTTGCTGAACTCATCTTCCTGAAGGACTTTCTGAGAATAGGCACTATTGCTGTAATGGGGAAGGAATTCAACCCCCAGCGGATTGACGATGTCATAGATGGTCGTATGCTTTCCAGCGAGAATCTTGGTAGCTGCGAACGCCGGACTTAGCCATCCCTTAAGAAGGATCCACCCCAATATCGAAAAACTAATCAACAAAAGTTTCGTTTTCATCCCTTTTCGCCCCGAAGGAATCAGTCGTAAACAATCATGACCCGGCCGTTCTTCAAGTATCCCGTATAGGGTGCAGTGGTCAGAACCATTTGAGCATCCCGGTTGGAAATGACCACGTCGGTCTTTTTCTCTCCAGCGGCGTTCAGTCCGGGGACGATGCAAGGGTCCGCCGTAACTCTTTGGTTCTTGGACGCCGCGTCAACATCTTTGGCATACCCGACTAACCCCATCTTGATTAATTCTCGCTGCGCTAGACTCTGCGAGCTGTAAACCATTTCTCCTTTTTGATTGAGGATCTTGGGAATCAGTGCCGGGCGCAAGCCCAATTTTCTGGCATCAACGATTAAACCGGTATACTCCAATTTTTTTAAATCCAATTTCTCCTCGATTTTGGCCTGAACTTCGGGGGCCGCAGGAGGTTTTTTCTCTTCGACTACAGGTGGCGGAGTTACTTTTCTCTCTTCGGCCGCAGGGGGCGGAGTCACTTTCTTTTCCTGGGGAGGCAGAGGTACTTTCTTGTCTTGGGGCGGCGGGATTGGTGGCGGGATTGGTCGCGAAGGCGGTAAGGGTTTGTCAATAAACGGAATGGCCGGGGCAGGCATCAATGGCGTGGTCAGCGGGGGTAACTCCTGGAGCATCACTGCCAAAAGTTCACCCGTAAGATAGACAGCCACGGTCACCTCTACGCCTCCATCACTCAAATACCGCTTGTCTACCACGGTTGCTCCTTTGACAATCCCGCTAACCCGGGTCATTACTACGTCGTTTTTGGTTGTGAAGTTTTCCACGGTCGTGTCCGCATCCACCCGCACGCCTTTCACGGCTTCCAGCAGATTTCGTAGGGCATCCGCCTTGGCCGCTCGTTCTGCCATCAGTCGCGCCTGGGAAATCACGGTTATCCCGGTGGGCGGTGCTCCACTTCCCTTTGCCGTAATGAGCCCTTGGGTCCAATTGATTACGCCGCTGGGCAGGCGTTCCAATACGTCCTTCTCTCCCGCTGCCGGGGCTGACGGAACCCACAGCGCCATTGCCAAGAAAATTCCCGTAACCCAAACCCCAACCTTCCCCATTGGATTCCTCTCCTCTGCTTTTGTTTTCCTGGTGGAAAAACCTATATAAAAATTACCATAGTTTCTGAAAAACTGTCAATCAACGACTCGCCTTTGCCGCCTTGACTTTTAAAGCCTATCAATTTCGCATTTTGGAATGCGGATTGCAAAATTATTTCTTTTTTCTTTTTCTATTCCGAATTCCGCATTCGCCATTCCCCATTCAAAATCATTCCTCTTTCCATCCGTAATCTCCCAGGAGGGGTACAAATATACACCCGGTAATATCATCCTCTTGAAAACGGTTTCCTTGGCGGGTTACTTTGTAAAGGGTCTGAGTATAGCGCGGACCCACCGGGATGACTAACCGGCCTCCTTCAGCCAATTGGGAGAGAAGGGTCTTGGGAATCTCGGGAGCTCCGGCAGTAACGATGATCCCTTCAAACGGAGCCTTATCTGGCCATCCTTTCGTCCCGTCCCCGGTGAGAAAAAAAATATTCCTGTGGCCGAGTACCTCTAAAATCATCTGGGCTTTCTGGATAAGCGTGGGGATCCGTTCCACCGTAAAAACAACCTGGGAAAGCTCTGCTAAAATAGCCGTTTGGTACCCGGAACCTGTACCAATCTCCAGAACCCGTTCCTTTCCCTTCAGCTCCAAGGATTGGGTCATGATAGCGACCATGTAAGGCTGGGATATGGTCTGGCCCTCCCCGATGGAAAGTGGCCGGTCTTCATAGGCTGCGGGTTGATAATCCGCGGGGACAAAAGATTGTCGGGGAACCTTGGCCATGGCTTCCAGGACACGGGGGTCAGAGATGTCCCTCCTGCGCAGTTGCTCTTCAACCATGGCCAGTCGTTCTTTTTGAAAATCTTGCACTGACGTCTTCCCTTTTTGAATCAAAATTAAAGGCTATTCACCGCAGAGCACGCAGAGAGTTCTGGGCGATGCTGGACGATTCGTAATGACAACTTTCTTTTGCCGTTCACGATAATTATATTTTTCTCCGCGTTCTCTGCGCGCTCTGCGGTGAAAAATTCTACGCCCCGAACTTCGTCAATCTCCGGGCGTGAGCAAGCGCTAAAGGCATGAGCTGTACGGAAGGCATTTTGCCTAATACCCCGCCGATACAGCTAACTTCATCAAATTTTTTCACCGGATCAATCAAGCAATATTGGGAATACAGGATGATCGGTAAGGGATGCCAACTGTGGCTGCGCAGCTTGGCAGGGGTCGAGTGATCCCCCGTCACCACCAGAACATCCGGTTTGAGCGCCCGCACCTGGGGAAGATACCGGTCCACTTCTTCAATGACCGCCACTTTGCCATCAAAATTTCCGTCTTCCCCCCGGGAATCGGTCTGTTTGATGTGCAGGAAAAAGAAGTCATAATCGGCAAAATGATCGGCCAGGGCCTTGAACTCATCCTCCAGGGTACTTACGGAGGAAAGAACCGTCATCCCCACCAGACGGCTGATTCCCCGATACATGGGATAAGCAGCGATCGCCAGGGCATTCAGGCCATATCGTTCTTTCATTGAAGGATAACGGGTATGTTTGGCAAAACCACGGAGGAGGACCATATTAGCTCTGGATTCATCCGCAAGGATTTTCCGGCTCTGAGCAACAAAATCTCGCACCAGGTCTGCGGTACCCTCTGCCTCGGGAATCAATGCTTTGGGTTCCAGGGGAGGAACACCTTCCCGCTCAGGGTCCGTATCCTCGATCTCCCCTCTTAATCCTTCCCCCCGCAGAACCAGGACGGCCCGGTGCTCCTTAACCGGTTCAACTATCACTTCTACTTCCCGGCTTAGCCGTAAACTTCCCTGCAGCTTGCGGCAGATTCGTTCGTTGGTCTCATTGGAGATTCGTCCGGCCCTGCGGTCGATGACCTTCCCGTTCTTGTCAATGGTGGCATAATTGATCCGGGCCACCACATCCCTCTCGGTGAGAGGAAAATCAATACCCGTTGCCTCCAGAATTCCCCTCCCGATGTTGAACTGGAAAGGGTCATACCCGAAGAGAGCAAAATGGGAAGGCCCGCTCCCTGGCGTGATCCCTGGAGCAACGGGTTCCAGAAGTCCGCACGAAGAAACCTCTGCCAATTGATCCAGATTGGGTTTCCGGGCAACCTGCAGTTCTGTGCCGCCCTTCCCTTCCATCTGGATTCCGCCCACCCCGTCAAGAATGATAAAAACGATCTTCGAAGTGCTCGGTGTCAGCAGACCGGTTAAAAGGTTCGGATCCACGCTTTCCTCCTGCCTTGAATTCCTTGCTAAATATCCCTATCCGGAGCTATAGTGAGGAAATTTCTCGTAATCCCAAATGGATCGCGCGTTACCGCGTGAAAAAAGCCCTGGTCTATAACCCTACTGCCCTCCCTCCCTCGCCCTTTACCTCCTTAAATTCATGGTAACGAGCGACCTTCGGGAAATCGCCCAGAGTGGAAATCTCCACCTCGCCGTCCAGGAGGCTGCCTACCAATTGCTTAAAGATAAGACTTGAAAGACCCTTTTCAGGTCTTGGCGGGTTCGGGAGGATTGGCTGGGCCCGGCGATGCTTGGGTCTTTCGTCTTTTCTGTCTCCGTTTGAGTTTCAGTTGAAAACGATGCTGCATTCTTTTGTGTTTGCTCTTTGAACTTGCCAAAAATTTCCCCTTTCTATGTTTTTTCAGATAGAATATAGAAAAAAGGATATTTAATCAACAACCAAATAAAGGGTCCAATCTGCACTCCGCATTTGGGGAAGTTATGGGTCGTCTAATTCCTACGGCTAAAGGTCTGGCTTGGTTTCGGAAGGGGCATCCCTGGATTTTTAGAAACGACCTGGCCAAAATCCAAGATGCCGCACCAGGAAGCATTGTATCTCTGGAAGAGAAAAACGGAAAATTCTTAGCCCAGGGTTTTTACAGCGAACATTCTAAGATCGCTTTCCGCCTCGTTTCCCGAAGTCAAGAACCCATCCACCTAAATTTCTGGAAAGAGCGGGTAGAAAGGGCCTTGCACTA is part of the Deltaproteobacteria bacterium genome and encodes:
- a CDS encoding LPP20 family lipoprotein; this translates as MGKVGVWVTGIFLAMALWVPSAPAAGEKDVLERLPSGVINWTQGLITAKGSGAPPTGITVISQARLMAERAAKADALRNLLEAVKGVRVDADTTVENFTTKNDVVMTRVSGIVKGATVVDKRYLSDGGVEVTVAVYLTGELLAVMLQELPPLTTPLMPAPAIPFIDKPLPPSRPIPPPIPPPQDKKVPLPPQEKKVTPPPAAEERKVTPPPVVEEKKPPAAPEVQAKIEEKLDLKKLEYTGLIVDARKLGLRPALIPKILNQKGEMVYSSQSLAQRELIKMGLVGYAKDVDAASKNQRVTADPCIVPGLNAAGEKKTDVVISNRDAQMVLTTAPYTGYLKNGRVMIVYD
- a CDS encoding 2,3-bisphosphoglycerate-independent phosphoglycerate mutase, producing the protein MDPNLLTGLLTPSTSKIVFIILDGVGGIQMEGKGGTELQVARKPNLDQLAEVSSCGLLEPVAPGITPGSGPSHFALFGYDPFQFNIGRGILEATGIDFPLTERDVVARINYATIDKNGKVIDRRAGRISNETNERICRKLQGSLRLSREVEVIVEPVKEHRAVLVLRGEGLRGEIEDTDPEREGVPPLEPKALIPEAEGTADLVRDFVAQSRKILADESRANMVLLRGFAKHTRYPSMKERYGLNALAIAAYPMYRGISRLVGMTVLSSVSTLEDEFKALADHFADYDFFFLHIKQTDSRGEDGNFDGKVAVIEEVDRYLPQVRALKPDVLVVTGDHSTPAKLRSHSWHPLPIILYSQYCLIDPVKKFDEVSCIGGVLGKMPSVQLMPLALAHARRLTKFGA
- a CDS encoding protein-L-isoaspartate(D-aspartate) O-methyltransferase, with product MQDFQKERLAMVEEQLRRRDISDPRVLEAMAKVPRQSFVPADYQPAAYEDRPLSIGEGQTISQPYMVAIMTQSLELKGKERVLEIGTGSGYQTAILAELSQVVFTVERIPTLIQKAQMILEVLGHRNIFFLTGDGTKGWPDKAPFEGIIVTAGAPEIPKTLLSQLAEGGRLVIPVGPRYTQTLYKVTRQGNRFQEDDITGCIFVPLLGDYGWKEE